In Rhizobium sp. CIAT894, the following are encoded in one genomic region:
- a CDS encoding branched-chain amino acid ABC transporter permease yields MINTLIQGLLLGGYYAVIACGLSFMFSVMRIINLAHGSLAVAAAYGLWLLAAKAGIPPFAGLLIVLPVMAVIGWLLQRFILERSARGGTLLPILTTFGLSIVIDNLLFEQFGADTRSLAPFIGNLSYASWQLPGHIFVGKLAVMMMVTAILVLGGLQFFLGRFALGRAIRATAEDPDTAGLVGIDARRVNAVATAITMVTIGIAGAFLGMRATFSPYAGGPQLLFAFEAAVIGGAGSLWGTLAGGIILGLAQSLGAQLHPQGFLIGGHAVFLLVLFIRLSRSRLPVFDKIAALLKPSTLLNLRARHRSPT; encoded by the coding sequence ATGATCAACACCCTGATCCAGGGCCTCCTGCTCGGCGGTTATTATGCCGTCATCGCCTGCGGCCTGTCCTTCATGTTTTCGGTCATGCGGATCATCAATCTCGCGCATGGCAGCCTGGCGGTCGCCGCCGCCTACGGACTGTGGCTGCTTGCCGCCAAGGCCGGCATTCCGCCCTTTGCCGGCCTGCTGATCGTGCTGCCCGTCATGGCGGTGATCGGCTGGCTGCTGCAGCGCTTCATTCTCGAACGCAGCGCCCGCGGCGGCACGCTGCTGCCGATCCTCACGACTTTCGGCCTGTCGATCGTCATCGACAATCTGCTGTTCGAGCAGTTCGGTGCCGACACCCGGTCGCTCGCGCCCTTCATCGGCAACCTCTCCTATGCATCCTGGCAGCTGCCCGGCCACATCTTCGTCGGCAAGCTTGCCGTGATGATGATGGTAACGGCGATCCTCGTTCTCGGCGGGCTGCAATTCTTCCTCGGGCGATTTGCGCTCGGCCGCGCCATCCGCGCCACGGCCGAGGATCCCGATACGGCAGGGCTCGTCGGCATCGATGCGCGCAGGGTGAATGCGGTGGCCACCGCCATCACCATGGTCACGATCGGGATCGCCGGGGCCTTTCTCGGCATGCGGGCGACCTTCAGCCCTTATGCGGGCGGCCCGCAGTTGCTCTTCGCCTTCGAGGCGGCGGTCATCGGCGGAGCCGGATCGCTCTGGGGCACGCTTGCCGGCGGCATCATTCTCGGCCTTGCCCAATCACTCGGCGCGCAATTGCATCCGCAGGGCTTTCTGATCGGCGGCCATGCCGTGTTCCTGCTGGTGCTTTTCATCCGGCTGTCGCGGTCCCGCCTGCCGGTTTTCGATAAAATCGCAGCACTTCTGAAACCCAGCACCCTCCTCAACCTTCGCGCACGCCATCGGAGCCCGACATGA
- a CDS encoding branched-chain amino acid ABC transporter permease, translating into MTFVSNGISIERWTTSSRAALGSMAGVFALLILAPAVLGAGAIDRMTALFIYVILAAMWNALAGFGGLVSVGQQVFFGLGAYFTIRLADAGLDPFVSVFAAAIVTGALSIPLSLFMLRLKGGEFAIGMWVVAELAHLLVNLDRLIQGETGTSLISLNVYDSGTRRAAIYWLALASMAALLGALFMLMRSRAGAAMQAIRDNEEAATSVGVRVTATKRLLFVLAAFGIAIAGGLWLATATTFQPKTYFSVQWTAYMIFMVLVGGIGKFEGAILGAILFFVIETFFGAAGVWYLIGLGATALIFSLYMPRGLWGEIERRFDFQLLPVGYRLKLPGPTKIKWKE; encoded by the coding sequence ATGACATTCGTCTCCAACGGAATATCGATCGAGCGCTGGACGACCTCGTCGCGGGCGGCGCTTGGCTCCATGGCCGGGGTGTTTGCCCTGCTGATCCTCGCCCCCGCCGTGCTCGGCGCCGGTGCGATCGACCGGATGACGGCGCTATTCATCTATGTGATCCTGGCCGCCATGTGGAATGCGCTTGCCGGTTTCGGCGGCCTGGTCTCGGTCGGCCAGCAGGTGTTCTTCGGCCTCGGCGCCTATTTCACCATCCGGCTCGCCGATGCGGGGCTCGATCCCTTCGTCTCGGTCTTTGCCGCGGCGATCGTGACCGGCGCGCTGTCGATCCCGCTTTCGCTGTTCATGCTGCGGCTGAAGGGCGGTGAGTTTGCGATCGGCATGTGGGTCGTCGCCGAACTCGCGCATCTGCTGGTCAATCTCGACCGGCTGATCCAGGGGGAAACCGGAACCTCGCTGATTTCGCTCAACGTCTATGACAGCGGCACGCGGCGGGCGGCGATCTACTGGCTTGCGCTCGCGTCCATGGCGGCCCTGCTCGGCGCGCTCTTCATGCTGATGCGCAGCCGCGCGGGCGCGGCGATGCAGGCGATCCGCGACAATGAAGAGGCGGCGACTTCGGTCGGCGTGCGGGTGACCGCCACCAAGCGGCTGCTCTTCGTGCTCGCCGCCTTCGGCATCGCCATCGCCGGCGGCCTGTGGCTGGCGACGGCCACGACCTTCCAGCCGAAGACCTACTTCAGCGTCCAGTGGACGGCCTACATGATCTTCATGGTGCTGGTCGGCGGGATCGGCAAATTCGAGGGCGCCATCCTCGGAGCCATCCTGTTTTTCGTCATCGAGACTTTCTTCGGTGCGGCCGGCGTCTGGTATCTGATCGGTCTCGGCGCCACGGCCCTGATCTTCTCGCTCTACATGCCGCGCGGCCTCTGGGGCGAAATCGAGCGCCGCTTCGACTTCCAGCTTCTGCCCGTCGGCTACCGGCTGAAATTGCCCGGCCCGACGAAAATCAAATGGAAAGAATGA
- a CDS encoding coniferyl-alcohol dehydrogenase, translating into MLFGKTILVTGVASGIGARTAELAGQMGAEVIGVDVREPANGSAAFIKGDLSTPSGVAEIVAQLPARLDALANVAGLSGNTGVVSTLAVNFYGLRALSEAVAPRLREGGAIVNVASIAGYGWRANLERAKLLTSIEGFPDVAAVAAEHGLKDEQGYPLSKELLLLWTMRAAHQPLFKDRGIRVNAVSPGPVETPILKQFRAVLGDARVDSDITRVGRAGTSADIAPAVLFLCSDGGRWINGANLAADGGLEASINADVLGF; encoded by the coding sequence ATGCTTTTTGGTAAAACAATCCTGGTGACCGGCGTCGCCTCCGGCATCGGCGCCCGGACGGCGGAGTTGGCCGGCCAGATGGGCGCCGAGGTCATCGGCGTCGATGTGCGCGAACCGGCAAATGGAAGCGCCGCCTTCATCAAGGGCGATCTCTCCACGCCATCGGGCGTTGCCGAGATCGTCGCGCAGCTGCCGGCGCGCCTCGATGCGCTCGCCAATGTCGCCGGCCTTTCCGGCAATACAGGCGTGGTCTCGACGCTCGCCGTCAATTTCTACGGCCTGCGCGCTCTGTCGGAAGCCGTCGCACCCCGCCTGCGCGAAGGCGGCGCCATCGTCAACGTCGCCTCGATCGCCGGTTACGGCTGGCGCGCCAATCTCGAGCGGGCCAAATTGCTGACCTCGATCGAAGGCTTTCCGGATGTGGCGGCCGTTGCCGCCGAACACGGCCTCAAGGACGAGCAGGGCTACCCGCTCTCCAAGGAATTGCTGCTGCTCTGGACCATGCGCGCGGCCCACCAGCCGCTGTTCAAGGACCGCGGCATCCGCGTCAATGCGGTGAGCCCCGGGCCGGTGGAAACGCCGATCCTCAAGCAGTTCCGCGCCGTGCTCGGCGATGCCCGGGTCGACAGCGACATCACCCGCGTCGGCCGCGCCGGCACATCAGCCGATATCGCGCCCGCCGTGCTGTTCCTCTGCTCGGACGGCGGACGCTGGATCAACGGCGCCAATCTTGCCGCCGACGGCGGCCTCGAAGCCTCCATCAACGCCGACGTTCTCGGCTTCTAA
- a CDS encoding aldehyde dehydrogenase: MNISLLINGADRAASSGRTYDRIDPFTEKLASRAAAASLEDVAAAVDAASAAFGAWSKTGPGQRRAILMKAADIMDSKVAEFTRLMIEETGATAPWAGFNVMLAANILREAGAMTTQISGEIIPSDKPGSLSMGVRQAAGVCLAIAPWNAPVILATRAIAMPIACGNTVILKASEQCPGTHRLIATVLTEAGLPAGVINVLTNAPEDAPEIVNALIAHPAVRRVNFTGSTKVGKIIAETCGKYLKPALLELGGKAPLVILDDADIDGAVNAAIFGAFMHQGQICMSTERIIVDTAIADQFVARLAARASQLPAGDPRGHVVLGSLISLDAARKMEELITDATAKGAKLVAGGKRSGTVVEATLLDHVTPDMRVYAEESFGPVKPIIRVSGEEEAIRIANDTEYGLSSAVFSRNIQRAMAVAARIESGICHINGPTLHDEAQMPFGGVKGSGYGRFGGKAAIAEFTDLRWITIENSAQHYPF, translated from the coding sequence ATGAATATTTCCCTGCTCATAAACGGCGCCGACCGGGCAGCCTCCAGCGGCCGGACCTATGACCGGATCGACCCCTTCACCGAGAAGCTTGCGAGCCGCGCCGCCGCCGCCAGCCTTGAGGATGTCGCCGCCGCCGTCGACGCCGCTTCCGCCGCCTTCGGCGCCTGGTCGAAGACCGGGCCCGGCCAGCGCCGCGCCATCCTGATGAAGGCCGCCGACATCATGGATTCGAAAGTGGCCGAATTTACCCGGCTGATGATCGAGGAGACCGGCGCCACCGCGCCCTGGGCCGGCTTCAACGTCATGCTCGCCGCCAATATCCTGCGCGAGGCGGGCGCGATGACGACGCAGATTTCAGGCGAAATCATTCCTTCCGACAAGCCCGGCTCGCTTTCCATGGGCGTCCGGCAGGCGGCCGGCGTGTGCCTGGCAATTGCGCCGTGGAATGCGCCCGTCATCCTCGCCACCCGCGCCATCGCCATGCCGATCGCCTGCGGCAATACCGTCATCCTCAAGGCATCCGAACAATGCCCGGGCACGCACCGGCTGATCGCGACAGTGCTGACCGAAGCCGGCCTGCCGGCCGGCGTCATCAATGTTCTGACCAATGCGCCGGAGGATGCGCCAGAGATCGTCAACGCGCTGATCGCCCATCCGGCCGTCAGGCGCGTGAACTTCACCGGCTCGACCAAGGTCGGCAAGATCATCGCCGAGACCTGCGGCAAATATCTCAAACCCGCTTTGCTCGAGCTCGGCGGCAAGGCGCCGCTCGTCATTCTCGACGACGCCGATATCGACGGCGCCGTCAATGCCGCGATTTTCGGCGCCTTCATGCATCAGGGCCAGATCTGCATGTCGACGGAGCGGATCATCGTCGACACGGCGATCGCCGATCAGTTCGTCGCCAGACTGGCCGCCCGCGCCAGCCAGCTGCCGGCCGGCGACCCGCGCGGCCATGTCGTTCTCGGCTCGCTGATCAGCCTCGATGCCGCCAGAAAGATGGAGGAGCTGATCACTGACGCCACCGCCAAGGGCGCAAAACTCGTGGCCGGCGGCAAGCGCTCCGGCACCGTGGTCGAGGCGACGCTGCTCGATCACGTCACCCCCGACATGCGCGTCTATGCGGAAGAATCCTTCGGCCCCGTCAAGCCGATCATTCGCGTCTCCGGCGAGGAGGAGGCCATCCGCATTGCCAACGACACCGAATACGGCCTGTCATCCGCCGTCTTCAGCCGCAACATCCAGCGGGCAATGGCGGTTGCGGCACGCATCGAATCCGGCATCTGCCACATCAACGGCCCGACGCTGCACGATGAAGCGCAAATGCCCTTCGGCGGCGTCAAGGGCAGCGGCTACGGCCGCTTCGGCGGCAAGGCGGCGATCGCCGAATTCACCGACCTGCGCTGGATCACCATCGAGAATTCCGCCCAGCATTATCCCTTCTGA
- a CDS encoding EAL domain-containing protein, with translation MKFRRHPKVARGFVGAVMRHASAFAPAIFAAAIAVIVVWVATNWRLERSLADERAVVAGELATISSRLQTNLNGNVKLLQGLAAGITVNPEMGQDAFSKLAAEILQPDSQLRSFAAAPGMVVKWVYPEKGNEKAIGLDYRTNEKQRPAAMLARNTHNIVLTGPVELIQGGTAFVVRCPIYLNDGTSQVFWGLLSGIVDIPRLFGESGLGSSELEIAISTVPEPNSPKQVFLGSLDTFSKQPVVTSVDMTYGRWTLVAVPKHGWAPYNGLGTFEFYASLLSLCVVAPMIWVGFLTKSRQRTIEKLRLHKKKLVRARQRLEYLSLHDALTGLPNRRFIDRMIAQPPRPGADDCLILIHIDLDRFKEINDTKGHAGGDTVLQTTAFRLAELAGPNDVAARIGGDEFIFASWSSDPAPKANGLVQQIVETLEQPLFIDGAECVVGASAGVAWETGQGRGRDLGQLLLNADLALYEAKKTGRGRAAIFTEELRSAAIQSKELADEFDHALDSDELVAFFQPQFDANTLAIAGVEALARWDHPRKGLLGPNAFLDVAERLGRSGDMDRLILQKALFELTRWDSLGMQIPRVSVNISARRLAQADLLAELSALPVARGRLCFELLETISFDHLQPVLSEIIPAVKQLGIEIEIDDFGTDHASIVSLLRFEPRRLKIDREIIKPIIASPSQRRLVSSIIEIGRSQNIDIVAEGVETMEHAKILKDLGCHLLQGYALARPMSSQQLIEFCQMKDRGLTGAG, from the coding sequence ATGAAGTTTCGAAGACATCCAAAGGTAGCGCGCGGCTTTGTGGGCGCTGTCATGCGCCATGCCAGCGCATTTGCTCCAGCAATATTTGCGGCCGCCATCGCCGTCATCGTCGTCTGGGTGGCAACGAACTGGCGGCTGGAGCGATCGCTCGCCGATGAACGCGCGGTGGTCGCCGGCGAGCTTGCCACCATATCCTCCCGGCTTCAGACGAACCTCAACGGCAATGTGAAGCTGCTGCAGGGCCTGGCGGCGGGGATCACCGTCAATCCGGAGATGGGCCAGGACGCATTTTCCAAACTTGCCGCTGAGATCCTGCAGCCCGATTCACAATTGCGCAGCTTTGCCGCCGCACCCGGCATGGTCGTCAAATGGGTCTATCCGGAAAAGGGCAATGAAAAGGCGATCGGCCTCGACTACCGGACGAATGAGAAGCAACGGCCTGCCGCGATGCTGGCGCGCAACACCCACAATATCGTGCTGACAGGCCCTGTCGAGCTTATCCAGGGTGGAACGGCTTTCGTGGTCAGGTGCCCGATCTATCTCAACGACGGAACGAGCCAGGTCTTTTGGGGGCTTCTTTCCGGCATCGTCGATATTCCGAGGCTCTTCGGGGAAAGCGGCCTTGGCTCGAGCGAGCTTGAGATCGCCATCAGCACCGTACCGGAGCCGAATTCGCCCAAACAAGTTTTTCTCGGCAGCCTGGACACTTTTTCGAAGCAGCCGGTGGTGACCTCCGTCGACATGACCTATGGCCGATGGACCCTGGTCGCCGTGCCCAAGCACGGATGGGCCCCGTATAACGGGCTCGGCACTTTCGAGTTCTATGCGAGCCTGTTGTCCCTCTGTGTCGTCGCGCCGATGATCTGGGTCGGCTTTCTTACCAAATCACGCCAGAGAACCATCGAAAAGCTTCGCCTGCACAAGAAAAAGCTCGTTCGCGCCCGCCAGCGGCTGGAATATCTGTCGTTGCATGACGCGCTGACCGGGCTTCCCAATCGACGGTTTATCGACCGGATGATCGCCCAGCCGCCGAGACCCGGTGCGGACGATTGCCTGATCCTGATCCATATCGACCTCGATCGTTTCAAGGAGATCAACGACACCAAAGGCCATGCCGGAGGCGACACGGTCTTGCAGACAACGGCTTTCCGCCTTGCCGAACTGGCCGGCCCGAACGATGTCGCGGCTCGGATCGGTGGCGATGAGTTCATCTTCGCCAGCTGGAGCAGCGATCCCGCGCCGAAAGCCAACGGACTGGTCCAGCAGATCGTCGAGACGCTTGAGCAACCCCTCTTCATCGATGGTGCGGAATGTGTGGTCGGGGCCAGCGCCGGCGTCGCCTGGGAAACCGGGCAGGGGCGCGGCCGCGACCTTGGCCAATTGCTTCTGAATGCCGATCTGGCTCTGTACGAGGCGAAGAAGACGGGCCGCGGCCGCGCGGCGATTTTCACCGAGGAGCTGCGCAGCGCGGCGATCCAGTCGAAGGAACTGGCGGATGAATTCGATCATGCGCTCGACAGCGATGAACTCGTTGCATTCTTCCAGCCGCAATTCGATGCCAATACATTGGCGATTGCCGGCGTCGAGGCCCTTGCCCGCTGGGATCACCCGCGAAAAGGCCTGCTCGGGCCGAACGCATTTCTCGATGTCGCCGAAAGGCTGGGGCGCAGCGGCGACATGGACAGGCTGATCCTGCAAAAGGCGCTGTTCGAGCTGACACGATGGGACAGTTTGGGAATGCAGATCCCGCGTGTCTCGGTGAACATATCGGCGCGCCGGCTGGCGCAGGCCGATCTGCTGGCCGAGCTCTCCGCGCTTCCGGTTGCAAGGGGCCGGCTCTGTTTCGAGCTGCTCGAGACAATCTCCTTCGACCATCTTCAACCCGTTCTCAGCGAGATCATTCCCGCCGTCAAACAGCTTGGCATCGAAATCGAGATCGATGATTTCGGCACCGACCATGCCAGCATCGTCAGCCTGCTTCGATTTGAGCCACGCAGGCTGAAGATCGATCGGGAGATCATCAAGCCGATTATCGCCTCTCCCTCTCAGCGCCGCCTGGTCTCCTCGATCATCGAAATCGGCCGATCACAGAATATCGACATCGTTGCCGAGGGCGTGGAGACAATGGAGCATGCGAAGATCCTGAAAGATCTCGGTTGCCATCTGCTGCAAGGTTACGCTCTGGCGCGGCCGATGAGCTCGCAGCAGCTGATCGAATTTTGCCAAATGAAGGACAGGGGACTGACAGGGGCAGGCTGA
- a CDS encoding methyl-accepting chemotaxis protein: MVEITNGSGRNKTYQDRDSQDTETIEASTDLNEQKARFCAEIAALATAVMSGDLTRRMHADYADPDLGRSAALLNQLIGSIGDNLHDFNDAMTALAQGDLHRRVREKHRGAFGPLQKNFNLAIATVRTVLGEQGSDQFTDRAAKFRRMLTAFTRDETAFAIRISDEDSRPIPSPPHDLWLKLADALDGFSV, encoded by the coding sequence ATGGTCGAGATAACGAACGGCTCCGGGCGGAATAAGACGTACCAGGATCGGGATTCCCAGGATACCGAAACCATCGAAGCGTCAACCGATCTCAACGAGCAGAAAGCCAGGTTCTGCGCCGAGATCGCGGCCTTGGCGACGGCCGTCATGAGCGGAGATCTGACGCGGCGCATGCATGCCGATTATGCCGACCCGGATCTCGGCCGTTCGGCCGCCCTCCTCAACCAGCTGATCGGTTCGATCGGCGATAATTTACATGATTTCAACGATGCGATGACCGCTCTCGCCCAGGGAGATCTGCATCGCCGCGTGCGGGAGAAGCACCGCGGCGCCTTCGGGCCGTTGCAGAAGAATTTCAATCTGGCCATTGCAACGGTGCGCACGGTGCTGGGAGAGCAGGGTTCGGATCAGTTTACCGATAGGGCGGCGAAATTTCGCCGGATGCTGACGGCTTTCACGCGGGATGAGACCGCTTTCGCAATTCGGATCTCCGATGAGGATTCGCGGCCCATTCCTTCGCCTCCCCACGATCTGTGGCTGAAGCTCGCCGACGCATTGGACGGTTTCTCGGTCTAA
- a CDS encoding DUF4142 domain-containing protein — MFKQILGATFIAALLGTASIAADAKPTDPQIAHIAYTAGQIDVTAAEQALKKSKNAEVIEFAKTMERDHKAVNDQALALVKKLKVTPEDNKISQSLSTQASKELTTLGALDGAAFDKAYIENEVAYHKSVNDALAKVLIPSAQNKELKSLLETGLTLFKQHQMHAEHLASMIK, encoded by the coding sequence ATGTTCAAGCAAATTCTAGGCGCAACCTTCATCGCAGCATTGCTCGGCACCGCCTCGATCGCTGCCGATGCCAAGCCGACCGACCCTCAGATCGCCCATATCGCCTATACGGCGGGGCAGATCGATGTGACTGCCGCGGAGCAGGCGTTGAAGAAAAGCAAGAATGCCGAGGTCATCGAATTCGCCAAGACCATGGAGCGCGACCATAAGGCCGTCAACGATCAGGCGCTCGCGCTCGTCAAAAAGCTGAAGGTGACGCCTGAGGACAACAAGATCAGCCAGTCGCTCTCGACCCAGGCGAGCAAGGAACTGACGACGCTCGGCGCCCTCGATGGCGCGGCCTTCGACAAGGCCTATATCGAAAACGAGGTCGCTTATCACAAATCGGTCAACGATGCGCTCGCCAAGGTGCTGATCCCTTCGGCTCAGAACAAGGAGCTGAAATCGCTGCTGGAAACGGGCCTCACCCTGTTCAAGCAGCACCAGATGCATGCCGAGCATCTTGCTTCGATGATCAAGTAG
- a CDS encoding cupredoxin family copper-binding protein, whose product MGRLIKVLRLPLLLALLCVGVSAASAGEYQVTIAGMKFGSAPAELHVGDVIIWRNDDIFRHTATARDKSFDIDLPPKSEARMTVSRAGAVDFYCRFHPAMTGKLDVRP is encoded by the coding sequence ATGGGCCGGCTTATCAAGGTGCTGCGGCTTCCCTTGCTGCTTGCGCTGCTGTGTGTAGGCGTCAGTGCCGCTTCGGCGGGGGAATATCAGGTCACCATCGCGGGCATGAAATTCGGCTCAGCACCTGCCGAGTTGCATGTCGGCGATGTGATCATCTGGCGGAACGATGATATATTCCGGCACACGGCGACGGCTCGCGACAAAAGCTTCGATATCGATCTGCCGCCAAAATCGGAAGCGCGGATGACGGTCAGCCGGGCGGGAGCGGTCGATTTCTATTGCCGTTTTCATCCCGCCATGACGGGCAAACTGGACGTCCGGCCATAG
- a CDS encoding RNA polymerase sigma factor has protein sequence MAAIPVPVARHRQHISTLSDAELVPLAKQGDEPAIRAIVQRHNQRLFRTARAVIRNDGEAEDVVQAAYVKAFTNLATFRGEAELSTWLTRITLNEALGRVRRQKKNTTTLEEIDMQTTSPGGEVLQFPSSLSATDPETELSRSQARQLLEHAVDELPDEFRAIFVLRDVEGMSTEEAASYLRIRPETAKTRLHRARKMMRQSIEKRLSGAFQALFPFDGARCASMADRVIAALRQPS, from the coding sequence ATGGCAGCCATTCCGGTTCCGGTCGCCCGACACCGGCAGCACATATCGACGCTATCGGACGCCGAGCTCGTGCCCCTCGCAAAGCAGGGCGACGAACCCGCCATTCGCGCCATTGTCCAGCGCCACAACCAGCGTCTGTTCCGCACCGCGCGCGCCGTCATCCGCAACGATGGGGAGGCGGAAGATGTCGTGCAGGCTGCCTATGTCAAGGCCTTCACCAATCTGGCGACCTTCCGCGGTGAGGCCGAGCTTTCGACATGGCTGACCCGGATCACGCTCAACGAGGCTCTGGGCCGCGTGCGCCGACAGAAGAAGAACACCACTACGCTCGAGGAAATCGACATGCAGACGACGTCGCCGGGCGGCGAAGTGCTCCAGTTTCCATCCTCACTCTCCGCAACCGATCCGGAAACCGAGCTGTCGCGGAGCCAGGCGCGCCAGCTCCTCGAACATGCAGTCGACGAACTGCCGGATGAATTTCGCGCCATCTTCGTGCTGCGTGATGTCGAAGGCATGAGCACCGAAGAGGCCGCATCCTATCTCCGCATCAGGCCCGAAACCGCCAAGACACGGCTGCACCGGGCGCGAAAGATGATGCGTCAGTCGATCGAAAAACGGCTCTCCGGCGCATTTCAGGCGCTGTTCCCCTTCGATGGCGCCCGCTGCGCTTCCATGGCCGATCGCGTCATCGCGGCGCTTCGGCAGCCGTCATGA